A stretch of the Chloroflexota bacterium genome encodes the following:
- a CDS encoding metal ABC transporter permease, with translation MLEVLQYQFMQNALLAGLLAAIACGIVGVYVVVKRVVFISGGIAHASFGGIGLGYLLGINPVLGAMVFTVASSLGIGLVTRRTRLPEDTAIGILWAMGMALGIIFIGLAPGYAPDLFSYLFGNILTVPFFDLMLMLILDVVIIVLVSLLYKEFLYVSFDEEFSTVSGVPTESLYLLLLCLIALTVVVLIRVVGIILVIALLTIPAALARQFTHSLKKMMLLAISAGVVFIFSGLWISYVLNLASGATIILVSSTVLFISFGINKLRHRNPRYDRDASTV, from the coding sequence ATGCTCGAAGTACTTCAGTATCAGTTCATGCAGAATGCCCTGCTGGCCGGCTTGCTGGCCGCCATCGCCTGCGGCATTGTTGGCGTCTATGTGGTGGTCAAGAGGGTCGTTTTCATCAGCGGTGGCATTGCCCATGCCTCTTTCGGTGGCATCGGACTGGGATATCTGCTGGGCATCAATCCGGTTCTGGGAGCCATGGTCTTTACCGTTGCCTCGTCGCTTGGCATCGGCTTGGTAACCAGACGGACCAGACTGCCCGAGGACACCGCCATCGGTATCCTGTGGGCGATGGGGATGGCACTGGGCATAATCTTCATCGGTCTGGCGCCGGGGTACGCTCCTGACCTTTTCAGCTACCTCTTCGGCAACATCCTGACGGTGCCATTCTTCGATTTAATGCTGATGCTCATCCTGGATGTGGTGATAATTGTACTTGTCTCTCTTCTCTATAAAGAATTCCTGTATGTTTCCTTTGATGAAGAGTTCAGCACCGTATCGGGAGTACCCACCGAAAGCCTGTATCTTCTCTTGCTCTGCCTGATAGCCCTGACCGTGGTGGTCCTGATAAGAGTGGTCGGCATCATCCTGGTCATTGCCCTGCTCACCATTCCGGCGGCACTGGCCCGTCAGTTTACCCACAGCCTGAAAAAAATGATGCTGCTGGCCATTTCGGCCGGTGTGGTATTTATTTTTAGCGGGTTGTGGATTTCCTACGTGCTTAATCTGGCCTCCGGCGCCACCATTATTCTGGTCAGCAGCACGGTGTTGTTTATATCGTTCGGGATAAATAAACTGCGCCACAGGAACCCGAGGTACGACCGTGATGCCAGCACGGTCTGA